The sequence ttttttccgtgcttcgggcTGGCCCACgaggcccggcccaaatgtacacctatagaccTCAGTACCTTACCTAGCCGACGCCtgtcgcgggggggggggggggggaggttcACTGTGCAAGCCTCGAGTTCGTACGAAGGTGCCTTGCGATGCAGGCTAGAAGAAGCGCAGTTGACACAATCACAAAGTCATGCTCTGCTTCCCTTCCTTCTTTCCTTTGTTGATTTCTGACGAATGCCACAGAAACATCTGGATTGTGGGATGAACCAAAGAATCATCGAGCCGCTAATCCAACTACGTGCGTACCATCGTAATTATAATTACAGAAGCAAGCAACcagatgcatgcatgcatgcagaaCTAAGGGgatgtttgggaacaaagtttttctgcagttttggaagaatactgcagtattctcaaatactgcagtattatatatataatggtgtttggcaagctgggtaaaatctctgttttcaaaactgaagtattgcaaatactatagttgttttaaggcattctaaacttagctctggacctcagttttcaaaactgcggtattataaactacggtattgtcataactaaagtatagtatagtatttcaaaaactgtggttttcaaaaactttgttcccaaacagggcctaagaagATTTACATGTCCTGGGTGGATTATATACTAATCAATGCCGCCGCTACGGATCATCTAGCTAGCTAGGCGAAGAGCTCGAGCAAGACGGGCGGGTCGGCGGCGCCCCCGCGGGCCCGCTGCAGCGCGTCGTCGGCGCGCCAGACCCAGGCGTCGGCGGCGCCCGTCGTCGTCTCCTCGCGGTGCCGCCTCATGTGGCCGCCCAGCGCCTGCCCCATCTCGAAGCCGAGCCCGCAGACGTGGCACTCGTGCTGCGCCAGCGGCTCCCTGTCTCCTCCGCCGCCGTCGCCGGCCTGCTGATGATGCTTGTGCTGCTGCCGGCTGAGCGCCCTGGCGCCgacgccgagctcgaggccgtggCGGCCCCGCAGGTGGCTGGTCCGGTGGCCGCCGAGCGCCTGGAACGAGGTGAAGGCGCGGCTGCAGGTCCTGCACACGAACTCCCCCTCCCCCGACGTGGCCGCCGCGGCGCCCCTCCGCCGCGCCCGCTTCGCCGCCGGGGCACCCGCGGAGCCGCCGGACGAGTCCGTGCTCAGCGCCAGCGCCAGCGACACCTCGCCCGCCGGCTCATGATCCGGCCTCGGGTGAGTCATCTCTTCGCGGTCGGATCGGATCTCCGCCTCTCTTTTCAGCAATTCAGCTACGTACGTACTACGTACTGCTCGGAAAGAAGATGCGGTGATGTTTTTCGTGCGGAGGTGGTGTGGTGTGGGTGAGAGAGAGAGCGGCCGCCCTTTTATAGGTTGTTGTGTCTCC is a genomic window of Zea mays cultivar B73 chromosome 5, Zm-B73-REFERENCE-NAM-5.0, whole genome shotgun sequence containing:
- the LOC103625765 gene encoding zinc finger protein ZAT5, with amino-acid sequence MTHPRPDHEPAGEVSLALALSTDSSGGSAGAPAAKRARRRGAAAATSGEGEFVCRTCSRAFTSFQALGGHRTSHLRGRHGLELGVGARALSRQQHKHHQQAGDGGGGDREPLAQHECHVCGLGFEMGQALGGHMRRHREETTTGAADAWVWRADDALQRARGGAADPPVLLELFA